Proteins co-encoded in one Pocillopora verrucosa isolate sample1 chromosome 1, ASM3666991v2, whole genome shotgun sequence genomic window:
- the LOC131781634 gene encoding histamine H2 receptor-like produces the protein MSANNSSAPVPVQVGSSENSVSHKVISSIAITILIILTLFGNGLVISAFYVFKRIRKSVTNWFILSLAISDMMVAFITEPIWLAGEILSWQYPPEIDVPTFIMLWTLIDIICAISSISNLMFISVDRFFAIKHPLIHHTKMTPGKCKWIILLSWVHAGGTSCLYLVDPIWKYVVIFLFGFIIPLIVILFCYGGILHVVISRSRLTHRHGKRLSTEYKTAKSLGVVTGAFVACWLPFFIASLAFWYCESCRRDIDTIPAITSAVKWLHYLNSCLNPIIYAFLNPTFKIAFRNLIRRMCGKETLNSLETETSFASFRRRDTYASVKSNENGKEKSGNVPNGNASFYKSPLLKQEGTKMNGAVKHNSISDDGSVERSIETPEDKYFGGDPFCSKPPPPSYEEWYQLKNCESNNVSQTSSSYVPVAINSDWKEAPKQTYPIQYDRTVSFSDDVKICGENSPEKTASDMPALEGHISTYHDEKSNQTFLLVDGVQIPDGEIRTTDV, from the coding sequence ATGAGCGCCAATAACAGCAGTGCGCCTGTACCCGTACAAGTTGGGTCCTCAGAGAATAGCGTTTCTCACAAAGTCATTTCTTCCATAGCAATTACAATTCTCATCATTCTGACACTCTTTGGCAATGGCCTCGTCATTTCCGCTTTTTATGTGTTCAAAAGGATTCGCAAGAGTGTCACGAACTGGTTTATACTCAGCCTGGCTATAAGTGACATGATGGTAGCATTTATCACCGAGCCTATTTGGTTGGCTGGCGAGATCCTCTCTTGGCAATATCCACCAGAAATCGATGTACCGACCTTCATCATGCTTTGGACCTTGATCGATATAATCTGTGCAATTTCATCAATCTCTAATTTGATGTTCATCTCCGTGGATCGGTTCTTTGCTATCAAACATCCTCTGATCCATCACACGAAGATGACTCCAGGCAAGTGCAAATGGATTATCCTGCTTTCCTGGGTGCATGCGGGAGGTACATCGTGTCTCTATCTAGTGGACCCTATTTGGAAGTACGTGGTGATCTTCCTATTTGGATTCATTATCCCTCTAATTGTCATACTGTTTTGTTACGGTGGGATCCTTCACGTGGTAATCTCAAGGTCTCGACTCACACATCGTCATGGGAAACGCCTTTCCACTGAATACAAAACGGCCAAAAGTCTAGGCGTCGTGACTGGCGCCTTTGTTGCATGCTGGCTTCCATTTTTCATCGCTTCTTTGGCGTTTTGGTATTGTGAATCTTGCAGAAGAGATATCGACACCATTCCAGCAATCACCTCCGCGGTGAAATGGCTGCATTACTTAAACAGCTGTTTAAATCCCATAATTTACGCGTTTTTAAATCCCACTTTCAAGATTGCATTCAGGAATCTAATTAGGAGGATGTGTGGCAAAGAGACTTTAAACTctttagaaactgaaacttCGTTTGCATCATTTCGTCGACGAGACACTTATGCCTCCGTGAAGAGCAACGagaatggaaaggaaaaatcagGCAATGTTCCCAATGGAAATGCATCTTTTTACAAGAGTCCCCTTTTGAAACAAGAGGGTACCAAGATGAATGGCGCAGTTAAGCATAACTCTATCAGCGATGATGGCAGTGTAGAGCGCAGTATTGAAACACCCGAAGACAAATACTTCGGAGGTGACCCATTTTGTTCTAAACCGCCTCCACCATCTTATGAGGAATGGTATCAGTTAAAGAACTGCGAAAGCAATAATGTATCACAAACAAGTAGCAGCTACGTCCCTGTTGCAATAAATAGCGATTGGAAGGAAGCACCGAAGCAAACATATCCCATACAGTACGACAGAACTGTGTCCTTTTCGGATGACGTTAAGATATGTGGCGAAAACTCACCAGAGAAGACAGCAAGCGATATGCCTGCGTTGGAAGGTCACATCTCTACCTACCATGACGAGAAAAGCAATCAGACTTTCTTACTCGTCGATGGAGTACAGATTCCAGACGGTGAAATCCGAACAACCGATGTCTAA